The sequence GGCGCTACCAGCACCGCTCACTTAGTAGCTAGATGGACCTTCAGCCTGTGAACCCCGCAGGGTCGCTCCGCGGCTCGAGGCCGACTTACAGCTCTCGCTGGCGCCCCTTCGGCACCATCGAGCGCAGTTCGCCGTGGACGTAGAGGCCGATTCCGATCGGCTCGAGGTCGCCGGCGATTTCGTGAGCGCCGATCAGGTACCCCCAGTCGCCCTCCCAGCGCTCGATTTCCTGATCCTCGCCGGTTGCAAAGGCCCGCGCCTCCTCGGGGTCGAGTTCGATCACGCAGTCGGTCGCGCGACCGCCAAAGCGCTGGACGAAGTCCGTCGTCGGCTTCCAGTGTTCCTGGCGCGTCCGCAGACAGGTCATCCCGATGGCCTCGATCTCGAGGGGCGTTGGCGCCTCGCCGCCGTAGATCCAGATCTTGCCGGCGCCCTTCTCCCAGAACGTGTAGTCGTCGAACGTTTCCGGTGGCATGCCGAACCGATCACAGAAGTAGTCGACGACCTCCTCGCGGCTGACCCGACCCTCGACAGTCTGTTCGGCCGGCGTCGCGGGCAGGCGATCGAATCGCTGGCCGTCGTTTTGCTCGAGGTCCCTGGTCGATTCGTCCGCCATTACGCGGTCACCTCCAGTTTCGCCACGAAGAAGCCGCCGGTGTCGTTCTGATGGGGGTAGATCCGCGCCGCCCGCTCGAGGCTCGAGTCGAATTCCTCGCCGTCCCACTCGGTCAGGCCGGGCGAGTGCTCGAGGCCGATATCGAAGTCGACGACGCGACAGTCCTCCTCTTCGAGGGCGTGCTGGACGACCGCCTCGTTCTCCTCGGGGGCGAAGGTACACGTCGAGTAGACGACGGTGCCGCCCTCGCGGGTGGCCTGTATCGCCCGCCGGAGGATGCCCTTCTGGACGCCCGAGACCGACGCGATGGCCCCCTCCGACCAGTTGTCCAGCGCGTCGGGGTTCTTCCGGATCGTCCCCTCGCAGGTACAGGGCGCGTCGACGAGCGCGCGGTCGAACTCGTTGAAGTCGAACCGGTTCAGGGAGTAGTTACGCGCGTCGGCGTTCGTGACGGCGAGGCTCGTCGCGCCGAGGCGCTCGGCGTTAAAGCGCAGCGCTGAGATGCGCCCGAGGTTGTTGTCGTTGGCCACGACGGTCCCCTCGTCGCCCATCAGCGCCGCGATCTGGGTCGCTTTCCCGCCGGGTGCGGCACAGCTGTCCCAGACCCGCTCGCCGGACTGGGGATCGAGGACGACCGGCGGCACCGCCGAGACCTCCTCCTGGCCGTGGGTAAAGCCGTGGAACGAGGTCCACGTCGACCCCGGCGACCCCGTCTCGAGGCGCAGCACGCGGGGGTTCCAGTCGGCCTGCTCGTACGCGAGACCCTCCTCCTCGAGGGCCTCGAGCGTCCGCTCGACCGAGGCCTTGATGGTGTTGACGCGGGCGGCGTTGCCCAGCGGCCGCTCGCAGGCCTCGAGGAACGCGTCGAAATCGTCGATAATCGGTCGATACCGCTCGAGTGGCTCCATTGGACCCGGATTTGCACGCGCCGCGTTTGTGGGTTTCGAAGCGGTCGACTCCCGGCAGTGCCGGATGCGACCGCTCCGACCAAACGACATACTGGAGACAGATATATACATTAAGGTCTATATCTGTTCAATAGAGGTCAAAAACAGACGTGGGGGATGCGACCGAGCCGACGAAATTCGAGGTGACTGACTGCGCCGTCATCGGCCGCACGTTCGAGGAGTACGCGGCCATGTTCGATCTCGAGCCGGCTGCACTCGAGGGGCGACGGGTGCTCGATTGCCCGTCCGGCGTCGCGTCGTTCGTCGCGACCGCGACCGACCGGGGAATCGATGTCGTCGGCGCCGATGTGGTGTACGAACGGTCTCGCGAGGACCTCGCACGACGATGTCGCGAGGACCGCGAGGCGGTGATCGACCAGCTCTCGGAGAAGAGGGACATGTTCGACTGGTCGTTCTACGACTCCGTCGCTGAGCGCCGACGCTACCTGCGACGGGCTTCGGAGCGGTTCCGCAAGGACTACGCGGCCGGCCAGTCGAGGGATCGGTACGTCGCCGCCGCGCTGCCGGCGTTGCCCTTCGAGCGCGACGCGTTCTCGCTGGTCCTCTCCGCGCACTTCCTGTTCCTCTACGGTGACCGGTTCGACTACGAGTTCCACTGCGAGGCGCTGCGGGAACTCGCCCGCGTCGCGGCCGACGAGGTTCGGATCTACCCACTGCAGGGACTGGACGCGACGCCCTACGATCGCCTCGAGGACGTCCTCGCGACGCTCGCCGACGAGGGGTACGAGGCGACGCGGGAGACGGTCCCGTTCGAGTTCCAGCCCGGTTCGACCGAGATGCTCGTCCTCTCGCCGTGAGATTCGGGCCGTCCGAATATCTGCCGCCCTCGATTTTATGGGTACGCCGACAGACGTCTCGAACATGGCACAGATCCGCCAGCAGGGGCCCGAGATGGACCTCGAGGAACCGGTTCTCGTCGAGGGCTTCCCGGGGCTCGGACTCGTCGGCAAGATCGCGACCGACCACCTCATCGAGGAACTCGACATGCGCTATTACGCCAGCGTCGACTGCGGCAGGCTGCCCCGGGTCGGCGTCTACCGTGGCGGCGACCACACGGCCCGGCCGCCGGTCCGGATCTACGCCAGCGAGGAGCACGACCTCCTCGCCCTCCGGAGCGACGCGCCGATCAAATCCGACGCCGTCGGCTCCGTCGCCGAGTGTCTCACCGAGTGGATCGTCGGCCAGGACGCGCTGCCGCTCTACCTCAGCGGGTTGCCGGCCGAACGCGAGGGCGAGGACGAACCCGACATCTACGGCGTCGGAACCGGGAACGCCGCCGAGCGCCTCGAGGAGCGCGGAATCGCCGTGCCGCCCGAGGACGGCGTCGTCACGGGGCCGACGGGGGCGCTCATCAACCGCGCCGCACAGCGCGACTACGACAGCGTCGGACTCGTCGTCGAATCGAGCCCGCAGTTCCCCGACCCCGAGGCCGCAAGCGTCCTCCTCGAGGACGGCGTCTGCCCGATCGCCGACGTCGAGGTCGAGGTCCAGGAACTCCTCGACCGCGCGGCGGAGATCCGCGAGAAGCGCGAGCAGTTCGCTCAGCAGATGCAACAGATCGGCCAGGAGGAGAGTTCGCAGGCCCAGCCGCTGCGGATGTACCAGTAGCGATCTCCGCTCGATCGCGGTTCGTGCTCTCGAGCGTCGTCACCGGGACCGAACTCTCGATTCCGGAACCGTGCCGTCGATCGGTGACGCCGTGCCGATCGCTCGACGCGTCCGCGTTCGGAATGAGCGTCTCGAGAACGCGCCGACCTATTCGATCATGTTCGGGGGAACCACCTTCGACGCGGCGTTGCTTTCTCCGACTGTATGAGATTAGGCGAGCCTAAACAGACGGCAGACGACGATGACGACCGATTCCTTCGGCGAAATCTCAACCGAAGCGGTATCGTAGTTGAACCCCACACCGCTGCCGTTCAGAACCGATGACCGCCGAAATTGACCCGGAGCGACGACTCGGAGCGCTCGTCAGAGACAACCCCGAATTCGCGTCGGTGTTCGAGTCCGTCGGCATCGACTACTGCTGCGGTGGCGACGACTCGCTCGAGCGGGCCTGTGCCGACGCCGACCTCGAGGTCGGGGCCGTCGTCGATCGACTCCGTGACGCGCGGTCGGACGGCGGCGACGGAACCGACGACTGGGACTCGCTGTCGGCGCTCGTCGACGACATTGTCGAGAACCACCACGACTATCTTCGGGCCGAGTTGCCGCCGCTCGAGCGAACGGTCCGGAAGGTCGTCCGCGTCCACGGGGACGACCACCCGGAACTCCACGACGTCGAATCGACGTTTCTCGACCTCGAAGACGAGGTCACCCACCATATCGAGGACGAGGAGGAGAACGTCTTCCCCGAACTCGAACGCCTCGAGGACGAGACGGCGCTGACCGGTGACGAGGAGGCGCAGGTCCGCAAGGCGATTGACCACCTCGAGGACGAACACGACGCGGCCGCCGCCCACCTCGAGCGGCTCCGCTCGCTGACCGACGACTACGCGGTCCCGGAGGGCGCGTGTACCAGCTACCGAAACATGCTCGATCGACTGCAGCTCCTCGAGGAGGACATGCACCTGCACATCCACAAGGAAAACAACGTCCTGTTTCCCGACGCGCAGGATCGACTCGCGGCGGCGGTCGCGGAGTGATCGACCGCACCGCCCGAGTCGGTCCGTCATGCGTCGGTCTTTTCGGCGACGATCGCGATCGCGCGTAGTTGGTCGTTGTACGCATTGAAGACACGCCGCATCGATCGGACGCGGTTCTGGGCCTCCGGATCGGTGAGAACGTTGTACGCGATTTGCAGCGTCCGGACGAGTCCCTCGTCGGCGACGACCCGCCGCGGTTCGAGGAGGCGCATCGGAGCGGTCGCTCGCCACCGAACGGTGAATCCCGCGTCTTCGAGCAGCGCCACCCACTCCGATTCCGTCAGCGGCCACGCGTTCACCCTCGACGCACGCGAGAGGTCGTCCCGAACGGCCGATTCGGTCGCTGCGTCTGGTCCGTCGGGATCGATCGCCAGTTCGTGAATTCCGTAGACGCCGGTGGTCCGCAGAAGCCGATGGGCCTCGCCGACGAGTGCGGCCTTTCCCTCGTCCGGCTGCATCGACAACATCGCTTCGCCGTAGACGACGTCCGCGACGCCGTCCGCGAGGTCAGTGTCGGCCGCGTTACCGACGACGATCTCGCGACCGGTCCCGCCCAGGTCGTCCCGGAGCGCCCGCGCCGCCGCGCGGTCCAGTTCGATCCCGGTGTACGAGTTCGGCTCGTCCGCCAGCGCGCGTCGCGCCGTCGCTCCGGCGCCGGGCGCGAATTCGACGACGTCGTCGGCCGGCGTGATAGCCAGCGCCTCGAGGAACTGCTGAGTCAACGCTCGACCGCCGGGACGGAGCACCCGCTTGCCCAGCGCAGCGAGAACCCCGTGCATCGGCCGGTCCGTCATCGTCGCCGGTCGCCGTTTCGTTCGGTCCGCGGTTCTTCGACGACCGGAATCGTTGCACCGGTCACGGACAGCACTACACCGAGCGTCGAACGGTGGGAAATCGATGGCATCGGTCGGTTCGGGTCAGTCGCCCGGAACGCGAGACGGAACCGCCGGTTCGTCTCCCCTCCTCGTGCCGGTCGGGCTCGTCTCCGCGTGGACACGCGACGATTGTCGGGGGACGCAGACCAAGCTATCCCCAAATATCATCGCGCTCTCCGTCGGCACGAGCAGTTTGTCCGGCAACTGTAACGGATCGGCCAAGGGAGAGTTCGAAGGCCCGGGCGCCGTGAACGCACCGGTAGTTCCGTTCGGGTGTCCTGACTTCCTCGTTCGACCACGGTCGTTTATATGTAAGTATCACTACGAGTACGACATGGATATTACTGACGCGCGCGCGGAGTGTAACGCCGTCCTCGATGCCGTCAGTCGGAGCGTTATCGCGGACCAGGAATTCCTCGAGACCGTGCTGCTCGGCGTCCTCGGGCGGGGACACGTTCTTCTGGAGGACGTACCCGGAACCGGAAAGACCCTGACCGCGAACAGTCTGGCGTCGGCGCTGGGGCTGTCGTTTTCCCGGATCCAGTTCACGCCGGATCTGCTGCCGGCCGACGTGACCGGGACCCACGTGTTTGACGAGTCCGAGGGCACCTTCGACTTCACCGAGGGACCGATCTTCGCGAACGTCGTGCTGGCCGACGAGATCAACCGTGCACCGCCGAAGACCCAGGCCGCCCTGCTCGAGGCGATGGCGGAAGGCCAGGTCACCGTCGACGGGGACACGCACCAGCTTCCGCAGCCGTTTTTCGTGATCGCGACGCAGAACCCCGTCGAACAGGCCGGCACCTTCCCGCTGCCGGAAGCCCAGGTCGACCGCTTCCTGGTGAAACAGTCGATCGGCTACCCCGACGCGGACGGCGAACGGGAGCTGTTGCAGCGCCGACTCGGCCGCACCGAACGGAGTCCGAGCATCGATCCGGTGCTGGACGGGGACCGCGTCCGAGCGCTCCGGGAGGTCCCCGAGTCGGTCCGGGTCGACGACGACCTCGTCTCCTACATCGCCGATATCACCCGCGGGACGCGCACGCGAAACCAGGTCGACATCGGCGTCTCGCCGCGGGGCACCCAGCGCCTGCTCGAGGCGGCGCGGGCCCGCGCCGTCATCGTCGGCCGTGACTACGTGACGCCCGACGACGTCAAGCGGGTGGCCCGCCCCGTGTTGGCCCACCGGCTGGTGCTCACACCCGACGCCTCGGTCGACGGGGCCTCGAAGGCGGCCATCGTCGAGCAGGTGCTCGATTCCGTCTCCGTCCCGACGCTCGAGTAGGAGCAACCGTTTCTACCGGGACTCGCGCGACCAACGGAATCGCGTCGCCGCGGAACTGATTACCGCTGCAACGCCGCCAACAGGAGTATCGCCCCAAACAGCATGGCGATCACGGCCGCGACCGGCTGGCCGCTGGGGCCGGCGATAAAGACCGCGTAGCTCCCGACGGCGGCGACCAGCCCAACGACGACCGTGGCGCCGACGTGCGGGAGCTCCGCCCGCGCCGTCGTCGCCTCCCGGCCGAGCTGCTCGCCGATCCCGACTGCGTGGTGGCCGGCGTCCCAGGCCAGCACGGTCGCGGTGACGCTCGCGAGCATCGGGACCGACGGAACCCCCTGAATGCCGCCCGTGAGTAGCCCCGCGAGCGCGACGGCGGTACCGATCGTGACGGCCCGACGGGACCCCGTCCAGAGCCCGCCGCCGAGGATCACCAGCGCGGCGGCGCCGCCGACGAGCACGAACGGCGAGTAGAGGGCGCTCGAGAGCACTCCGAGAAGTAACGCGACGATCGAGAGTCCGCTCGTCAGGACCGCGGGCCGGTGGTCGGGGTCGACCGCGTCGGCTTCGGTGCTCACGCCGACCACCGCCGTCGACTGCGCTCGAGCGTCGCCGCCAGCGATTCGTCCGCCGGCCAGTCGACGACCCTGATGCCCGTCCCCCTGAGCGTCGAGATGCGGACCGCTCGTTCGACCGCTCCGAGCCGTTCGCCGGGCGTATCCTCGCCCGTCGGATCGGGACTCACGATCGTCACGAGGTGGCCGTCGGCCTCGAGCAACTGCGCGGTCCGCACGATGTCGTCGTCGCACAGCGGCGTGAACAGGATCACCTGCGAATCGGGCGGCATCCGCGAGCGGAACCGCTTTTGCTGGACGTACAGCATCGACGTCGACGACTCCGGCGGAGACAGATCGAACGCGGAATCGGTCGCGAGCAGTCGGCGGGCCGACGCCCGGTGGTCGGCCCCCGAGCCCGGCGCCAGCCACTGCGGGTGCGGGCCGAAACTGGCGAGGCCGACGTTGTTGCCGCCCGCATCCAGCGCGTCGAGCGCGGCGACGGCCGCCTCGATACTGCGGTCGACCGCGTGACGGCCCGTTTCGTCGGGTCGACGGTACGCGTCCGTGCGCGTGTCGACGGCGAGCATCACCGTCGCCGACCGCTCCTCGCGAAACGTCACGGTCGTCAGCTCCTGGCCGCGAGCCCGGCGGTTCCAGTCGATCCGCGAGAGCGGGTCGCCGCGGCGGTACTCCCGCGTCGAGTGAAACTCGAGGCCCTCGCCGCCGACGTCGGTCTCGACGCGGCCGGTCAGGGGCAGCGTCAGCGACCGCAGCGGGAGGTCGGTCTCAATCTCGGCGGGCGGACAGCGGAGTTCGGCGTCGACGCGGATCCGCTGGACGCGCTCGACGGCGCCGGTGAACCCTCGCGCGACGACGGCGACCGGTTCGAACGCGTGGGCGCCCTGGCGAGCGGTCACCGCGTAGGAGAACGTCTCCGTCTCGCCCGGCCGGAGCGCGGTCCCGTGTCTCGGGGAGCCGTCGGTGACGACGAGTTCCGCCGGCACGCCGTCGACGAGCCGGAGATCCGGAAGGAGTTCGTCCCCGTCGTTGCGGACGTGTACCGTCACGCGAACGGGTTCGCCGGGCTCGAGCTCGCCATCCTCGAGTTCGCGATCGATCGAGAGCGTCGGGGTCGGCGGCCGACCAGCCCGGGCGTAGGCCGCGTACGCGATGCCGACGACCGCCGCCAGCAACAGCGCCGGCGACGTGACGACGACGCCGGCGCCGCCGAACACAGAGGCGACGGCGGCAACGCCGGTCCAGCGCTTCGTCTCTCGGACGCTCGAGTCGACGACGACCGATTCCGCGGCGTCTGCGGTCTTGCCATCCGCGTCTTCGGGCACATCGTTGTCGGGTTCAGTAGCGACGTCAGTGCTGGAGTCCGTCTTGGTGGCAGTACCAGGCTCAGTCTCGGCGTCCGTCCGACCACCGGCGTCGGCATCGGAACCGGGTTCGGAGCGAGTTTCCGTATCGATTCCGGCAGCCTCGCCGCCGTCGGTTCGCTCGCTCCGGCCGTCCGTCGGTCGCCCGTCGTCAGCCGATCGTCCGTCCTCGTCTCCGTCCGTCATTCGTCGTCGTGCACCCCCGAAATTCGCGCGATCTCGGCCGCGGCGCGTCTGGCGCGGCGGGGGCGGTCGCGACGCACCACCGTCCGGACCCGGACGCGCCACGGCGCCCAGTCGGGGACCGTATTCATGAACTGGGCCGCCGCCAGCGGATCGTCCGTCCAGGTTCCGTTCTCGAGGGCCTGTCGGGCCTCGTCCTCGGTCAGCCCCTCCCCGAGCACCAGCGCGTCGACGGCCGCCCGCTCGAGTCGTTCGTTGAGCTTTCGTCCCTGCCGTCCGAACGTCACGACGCCCGATTCGATCGCCGCGTCGATCTCCTCGCCGGGGGTCGGCAGCTCCTGTGGCCGCTCCGGCGTCGGCAGTTCCGTCTGCCCGACGTCGGCGTGTCGGCGAGCTTGCGCCGTTCGAAGCCCCTGGAGGAGCGCGATCACGCCGATCACGGTCACGATCGACTCGCCGAGGCTGAAGGGGCCGGTCAGTTCCGGGACCGCCACGAACGCCAGACCGAGCAGGACCAGTCCGGCGCCGACTATCGCGTACTTGTTCATGGGTATCCGTTCATCGTGTCGCTCCGTTCTCGCGGTCGCGATCGTCGTCGGCGTAGGTCGCTTCGATCTGTCTGAGTAACTCGACGGCGCGGCGCTCGCGGTCGTCCGTGACCGAGCGATCGCCGTAGCGGACGTCCTCGAACATCGTCCGCAACTCGTCGACGTGGGACGGATCCAGCCCCGCGTCCCGCGCCGCGGCCGCGAACTCGCCGGGCGTACTCGAGTCAGGTCGATCGACCTCGATCGGCTCCGTCATCTCGCGCCAGGCCCGGTAGACGTCGTTCTCGAAATCGTCGCCTTTCTCGATCCGATCGGCGGCGTCGCCGGCCGCGCGGCCGAGTTCGCCCCGCTGCACGGCGTCGTCCGGTTCCGCGACGGGATCCGTCGATTCCCGGCCCTCGTCGTCGCCGCTGTAGAACAGCGCCGCGAACGCCCCGACGACGGTCACCAGCAGAACGGTCAACACGAGCAGCGAGGGCAGAGTCGGCCCGGAAACGGAACCGTCGCCGTCGCCGCCGCCGAACGGACCGCCGGAGCCGTTCTCCGCGGGCGGCTGCAGATCGGCCGGCGGAGCCGGCGGCTCGAGGGTCTGCGTCCCGCAGCCGCCGGTGAGGACGACGAAGACGAGCACGACCAGCGGGAGCAAGGCGACCGAGAGCATGAGCGTTATTCTGGTATCGTACGATCGGGTCGCCAGCGCGGCGATTCCGACCGCGCCCAACACGAGCGCGAGGAACCCGAGCTCCGAGTCGAGGAACGCGACGCACAGTCCCGTGAATTCGAACGCCTCGTCTCCCTCGGGGCCGGAATCGGCCGCCGGGGGTTCACCCTGTTCCTCGACGTCGCTGGCGCCGCCGTCGGCGCCGCCGAACCCGCCGCCGCTCCCGCCGTTCTCGACCATCGACGGCAACGTCGCCGCCGCGAGCACGACGGCGAGACAGCACAGGACGGCGATCACCACGACGCGACCCGTATCTCTATCCACGCCCTTTCTTTCTTGTAATACGTGAAATGTTTTACTCCCGACCAGATCGACGCGAACTCGCGTCGAATTCGCGGTGCCGGGGCTCGGTGCGGACGGCTCGTCGCAGCTACTCCCCAGTGTCAAATTGCACGACGGCTTCCGGTAGACACTACTGCAAACACAACTCCTTTTCGCGCCCTGTTCCTCCCTGCGCACATGGAAACGGAAGACGCCGAAACTGTTGCGCCCGGAACGTGTCCGACCGCAAACGGCATTCCGATGCTCGGGTTCGGTACCTGGCAACACGACGATCCGGATCGGTGCGTCGAGAGCGTCCGAACGGCCCTCGAAGCGGGCTACCGCCACATCGACACCGCCCAGGCCTACGAGAACGAGGCGGCCGTCGGCGAGGGTATCGCGGCGGCCGATGTCGATCGCGACGAGGTCTTCCTCGCGACCAAGGTCTGGCGCTCGAACCTCGCACACGACGACGTCCTCGAGACGGCTCGCGAGAGCATCGACCGGCTCGGCGTCGACTCCCTCGACATGCTGTACATCCACTGGCCGACCGGCGAGTACGACCCCGAGGGAACGCTGTCGGCGCTCTCGGAGCTGTATGACGAGGGACTGATCGAGAACGTCGGCATCAGCAACTTCCTCCCCGAGCAGGTCCAGGAGGCCGTCGACGTCTGCGACGCGCCGATCCTGGCCAACCAGGTCGAACTCCATCCGCTGCTCCCCCAGCCTGACCTCCGGGAAGCCTGCGAGAACGCCGGTGTCGAGGTCGTCGCCTACTCGCCGATCGCCCGCGGCGAGATCTTTGACCAGCCCGAGGTTCAGGACGTCGCGGAGAAACACGGCGTCAGTGAGGCGCAGGCCAGCCTCGCCTGGCTGCGCGAGAAGGGCGTCACCGCGATTCCGAAGGCGACCGGCGAGGAGCACATCCGCGATAACTGGGCATCCCTGACCCTCGAGCTGGATCGAGAGGACATCAACAAAATCGATAGTATCGACGAGACGCAGCGGCAGGTCGACCCCAGCTTCGCGCCCTGGAACTGAGACCTCTCGAGCAGCCGACACCGGCGAGAGACGCCGCCGACGCCGGTACGGTGGTCGATCGAGACATGTTTCTTTTGCGTGAAATTCAGGAAAGCTTACGGTACACCGGCTTTATGGCTCGCGTATGTCTACCCGCTCACGACAACGTGGCGGTGGTGGGTTTGTCGGCGCGATCAAGGCCGACGTACAGCGGTTACACGGTGCGTGGATGGAGCTCGTCTTTCCACGTCAGCGTGGCCGCGGCCACTCCGTCATGGGGAAGTGGAAGCCGGAGACGCTCCCACAGAAGATCGGTTACAACGGCTGGAGTATCCTCGGGCTATTCGGCTTACTGCTCCTCTACCCGCTGACCGTCATCGGACTCGCAACCCGCTACTACGCGGCGAAACTCGACTCGACGCGCACCCGCCTCGGCATCGTCGGCGTCACGGGTGTCGCGCTGCTCGGCTGGGGGCTCCTGACCGTCGCCTGGGGCGCGATGTCGTACATGGAACAGGTCGACATCCCGATGAATTCGGTCCTCGCCGTCGCGGCGGCGAGCGCGGTCGCGACGGTATCGACCGCGCTCGCAGCGGCGTGTACCAAGGCCGGCGGTCGCGCGGTGACGGTGATCTTCGCCTACCCGTTCGCGATGACGGCGCTGTTCCTCCCGCCGGTCGTCGCGGCACTCGTGACGCCGTCGCTGCACCCGTACATCTTAGACCCCAGCTACGAGTTCGCCGCCTGGGCGCTCGACAACGTGCTCGCCGTCGGCGGCGTCAACGAGTACCTGCGCTCGAACTACCAA comes from Haloterrigena salifodinae and encodes:
- a CDS encoding DUF7122 family protein, whose product is MADESTRDLEQNDGQRFDRLPATPAEQTVEGRVSREEVVDYFCDRFGMPPETFDDYTFWEKGAGKIWIYGGEAPTPLEIEAIGMTCLRTRQEHWKPTTDFVQRFGGRATDCVIELDPEEARAFATGEDQEIERWEGDWGYLIGAHEIAGDLEPIGIGLYVHGELRSMVPKGRQREL
- a CDS encoding RsmB/NOP family class I SAM-dependent RNA methyltransferase; translated protein: MEPLERYRPIIDDFDAFLEACERPLGNAARVNTIKASVERTLEALEEEGLAYEQADWNPRVLRLETGSPGSTWTSFHGFTHGQEEVSAVPPVVLDPQSGERVWDSCAAPGGKATQIAALMGDEGTVVANDNNLGRISALRFNAERLGATSLAVTNADARNYSLNRFDFNEFDRALVDAPCTCEGTIRKNPDALDNWSEGAIASVSGVQKGILRRAIQATREGGTVVYSTCTFAPEENEAVVQHALEEEDCRVVDFDIGLEHSPGLTEWDGEEFDSSLERAARIYPHQNDTGGFFVAKLEVTA
- a CDS encoding proteasome assembly chaperone family protein, with the translated sequence MAQIRQQGPEMDLEEPVLVEGFPGLGLVGKIATDHLIEELDMRYYASVDCGRLPRVGVYRGGDHTARPPVRIYASEEHDLLALRSDAPIKSDAVGSVAECLTEWIVGQDALPLYLSGLPAEREGEDEPDIYGVGTGNAAERLEERGIAVPPEDGVVTGPTGALINRAAQRDYDSVGLVVESSPQFPDPEAASVLLEDGVCPIADVEVEVQELLDRAAEIREKREQFAQQMQQIGQEESSQAQPLRMYQ
- the ric gene encoding iron-sulfur cluster repair di-iron protein, giving the protein MTAEIDPERRLGALVRDNPEFASVFESVGIDYCCGGDDSLERACADADLEVGAVVDRLRDARSDGGDGTDDWDSLSALVDDIVENHHDYLRAELPPLERTVRKVVRVHGDDHPELHDVESTFLDLEDEVTHHIEDEEENVFPELERLEDETALTGDEEAQVRKAIDHLEDEHDAAAAHLERLRSLTDDYAVPEGACTSYRNMLDRLQLLEEDMHLHIHKENNVLFPDAQDRLAAAVAE
- a CDS encoding class I SAM-dependent methyltransferase, producing the protein MTDRPMHGVLAALGKRVLRPGGRALTQQFLEALAITPADDVVEFAPGAGATARRALADEPNSYTGIELDRAAARALRDDLGGTGREIVVGNAADTDLADGVADVVYGEAMLSMQPDEGKAALVGEAHRLLRTTGVYGIHELAIDPDGPDAATESAVRDDLSRASRVNAWPLTESEWVALLEDAGFTVRWRATAPMRLLEPRRVVADEGLVRTLQIAYNVLTDPEAQNRVRSMRRVFNAYNDQLRAIAIVAEKTDA
- a CDS encoding AAA family ATPase; translation: MDITDARAECNAVLDAVSRSVIADQEFLETVLLGVLGRGHVLLEDVPGTGKTLTANSLASALGLSFSRIQFTPDLLPADVTGTHVFDESEGTFDFTEGPIFANVVLADEINRAPPKTQAALLEAMAEGQVTVDGDTHQLPQPFFVIATQNPVEQAGTFPLPEAQVDRFLVKQSIGYPDADGERELLQRRLGRTERSPSIDPVLDGDRVRALREVPESVRVDDDLVSYIADITRGTRTRNQVDIGVSPRGTQRLLEAARARAVIVGRDYVTPDDVKRVARPVLAHRLVLTPDASVDGASKAAIVEQVLDSVSVPTLE
- a CDS encoding DUF7519 family protein; protein product: MSTEADAVDPDHRPAVLTSGLSIVALLLGVLSSALYSPFVLVGGAAALVILGGGLWTGSRRAVTIGTAVALAGLLTGGIQGVPSVPMLASVTATVLAWDAGHHAVGIGEQLGREATTARAELPHVGATVVVGLVAAVGSYAVFIAGPSGQPVAAVIAMLFGAILLLAALQR
- a CDS encoding DUF58 domain-containing protein; amino-acid sequence: MTDGDEDGRSADDGRPTDGRSERTDGGEAAGIDTETRSEPGSDADAGGRTDAETEPGTATKTDSSTDVATEPDNDVPEDADGKTADAAESVVVDSSVRETKRWTGVAAVASVFGGAGVVVTSPALLLAAVVGIAYAAYARAGRPPTPTLSIDRELEDGELEPGEPVRVTVHVRNDGDELLPDLRLVDGVPAELVVTDGSPRHGTALRPGETETFSYAVTARQGAHAFEPVAVVARGFTGAVERVQRIRVDAELRCPPAEIETDLPLRSLTLPLTGRVETDVGGEGLEFHSTREYRRGDPLSRIDWNRRARGQELTTVTFREERSATVMLAVDTRTDAYRRPDETGRHAVDRSIEAAVAALDALDAGGNNVGLASFGPHPQWLAPGSGADHRASARRLLATDSAFDLSPPESSTSMLYVQQKRFRSRMPPDSQVILFTPLCDDDIVRTAQLLEADGHLVTIVSPDPTGEDTPGERLGAVERAVRISTLRGTGIRVVDWPADESLAATLERSRRRWSA
- a CDS encoding DUF7269 family protein, translating into MNKYAIVGAGLVLLGLAFVAVPELTGPFSLGESIVTVIGVIALLQGLRTAQARRHADVGQTELPTPERPQELPTPGEEIDAAIESGVVTFGRQGRKLNERLERAAVDALVLGEGLTEDEARQALENGTWTDDPLAAAQFMNTVPDWAPWRVRVRTVVRRDRPRRARRAAAEIARISGVHDDE
- a CDS encoding DUF4129 domain-containing protein, with amino-acid sequence MDRDTGRVVVIAVLCCLAVVLAAATLPSMVENGGSGGGFGGADGGASDVEEQGEPPAADSGPEGDEAFEFTGLCVAFLDSELGFLALVLGAVGIAALATRSYDTRITLMLSVALLPLVVLVFVVLTGGCGTQTLEPPAPPADLQPPAENGSGGPFGGGDGDGSVSGPTLPSLLVLTVLLVTVVGAFAALFYSGDDEGRESTDPVAEPDDAVQRGELGRAAGDAADRIEKGDDFENDVYRAWREMTEPIEVDRPDSSTPGEFAAAARDAGLDPSHVDELRTMFEDVRYGDRSVTDDRERRAVELLRQIEATYADDDRDRENGATR
- a CDS encoding aldo/keto reductase, with the protein product METEDAETVAPGTCPTANGIPMLGFGTWQHDDPDRCVESVRTALEAGYRHIDTAQAYENEAAVGEGIAAADVDRDEVFLATKVWRSNLAHDDVLETARESIDRLGVDSLDMLYIHWPTGEYDPEGTLSALSELYDEGLIENVGISNFLPEQVQEAVDVCDAPILANQVELHPLLPQPDLREACENAGVEVVAYSPIARGEIFDQPEVQDVAEKHGVSEAQASLAWLREKGVTAIPKATGEEHIRDNWASLTLELDREDINKIDSIDETQRQVDPSFAPWN